The following are from one region of the Populus trichocarpa isolate Nisqually-1 chromosome 8, P.trichocarpa_v4.1, whole genome shotgun sequence genome:
- the LOC112328485 gene encoding uncharacterized protein LOC112328485, with amino-acid sequence MVIHPYRTQPTTATAKTSVSTIVGVLGPLPNLQKNMNSTSNVRQISNQEARERQEKGLCYYCDEKFISGHRCQRPQLFMISDTNDQDSEEQSEVLQAAKDQEAIPEISLHVIAGTAHPQTFRVIGRLRSKEVMVLIDGGSTHNFIDQSMVNKYELPMVPNRKFQVTVANREKIDCTGLCPSLTIMIQGQIVTADYFILLVAACLVVLGVQWLATLGPVETDYKRLTMSFKKDGNLCVFQGLKQSGLQVSTEKEFNTMYISSQFFAIIPVGFIHPSHSPFSSPVLLVRKADGDWHFCIDYKALNDLTIKDKYPIPVIDELLDELHGAKFVSKLDLHAGYHQIRVHEDDIPKTTFRTHEGHYEFVVMPFGLTNAPATFQGLMNDLFHPHLRKFILVFFDDILVFRVTSVDYLGHVISEQGVSVDSSKIVTVLEWPTPTTIKGLLSKYGFKWNDMAKKAFNDLKQVLTSPLVLALLDFTQPFVIECDACGIGIGVVLSQNNRPIAYFSEAFKGFALTLSTYEKEMLAIVKSIKKWRPYLLGKPFTVRTDQQSLKYLLEQRITTPAQTRWLPKIMGYEYIIEYKKGVDNQVADSLSRKLQNEVANDPFFKTLVDSTSHTTAFLYRDGVWFKKDSMRPTGLLQPLSILERVWTDISMDFIEGLPPSSGYTVVLVVVDRLSKYAYFVPIKHLYTAATVAQAFVSHIVRLHGIPTSIVNDQDRLFISSFWRTLFRLQGTKLCMSSSYQSQTDGQTEVINRVLEQYLRCFAGDQPRKWIDWIPWAKFSYNTLVHSATKMTPFEAVYGVPPLNLLMYVPGTSNVQAVDGYLRNRDAILCELRKNLSLAQAQMKCQEDQRRCEVIYEVGNFVYLKLQPYRQTSVAFRSSLKLSPRVIQKGQYHLKVEVLIKWKGASEDDATWEDERRLAKSYPAFPCGQGILRGEIDMFIPVERNGTWWEEYFLIVSFILLVFSYL; translated from the exons ATGGTGATACACCCTTACCGGACCCAACCAACTACAGCCACAGCAAAAACAAGCGTGAGTACTATTGTAGGGGTACTTGGACCTCTACCAAATTTGCAAAAGAACATGAACTCAACATCAAATGTCAGACAAATTTCCAACCAGGAAGCACGAGAAAGGCAAGAAAAAGGCTTATGTTACTATTGTGATGAGAAGTTCATTTCGGGTCATCGCTGCCAACGACCCCAATTATTCATGATTAGTGATACAAATGATCAAGATTCTGAGGAACAATCTGAGGTACTACAAGCGGCAAAGGACCAAGAAGCTATTCCTGAAATTTCCTTACATGTAATTGCAGGTACAGCTCATCCTCAAACCTTTCGGGTGATAGGAAGATTGAGGAGTAAAGAAGTCATGGTATTGATAGATGGTGGAAGCACACACAACTTTATTGATCAATCCATGGTCAACAAATATGAGCTACCTATGGTTCCTAATAGAAAATTCCAAGTGACAGTAGCTAACAGGGAGAAAATAGATTGCACAGGGTTGTGCCCATCGCTCACCATCATGATACAAGGACAAATTGTTACAGCAGACTATTTTATTCTTCTGGTAGCAGCGTGCCTAGTAGTGTTGGGAGTGCAGTGGCTTGCGACACTAGGTCCGGTGGAGACAGATTATAAAAGGCTCACCATGTCTTTCAAAAAGGATGggaatttatgtgtttttcaaGGGTTGAAACAATCAGGACTACAAGTTTCGACAGAGAAGGAATTCAATACTATGTACATCTCTAGCCAATTCTTTGCTATAATTCCAGTAG GGTTCATACACCCCAGCCATAGCCCATTCTCCTCACCGGTCTTGTTGGTCAGAAAAGCAGATGGGGATTGGCATTTCTGTATTGACTATAAGGCTCTAAATGATCTTACCATCAAGGATAAATATCCTATTCCAGTCATCGATGAACTTCTCGATGAATTACATGGAGCAAAATTTGTTTCCAAGCTCGATCTTCATGctggttatcaccaaattagagtACATGAAGATGACATTCCGAAGACGACATTTAGAACGCATGAAGGCCACTACGAGTTTGTTGTCATGCCGTTTGGACTTACCAACGCACCTGCAACCTTCCAAGGACTTATGAATGATCTCTTCCATCCTCACTTAAGGAAATTCATTCTTGTCTTCTTCGATGACATTTTGGT GTTTAGGGTTACTTCAGTTGATTATTTAGGCCATGTCATATCGGAACAAGGAGTTTCTGTCGATTCGTCCAAAATTGTAACAGTTCTAGAATGGCCAACTCCAACCACAATTAAAGGA TTGTTATCAAAATATGGGTTCAAATGGAACGACATGGCAAAAAAGGCATTCAACGATTTAAAACAAGTATTAACATCCCCTCTAGTTTTGGCTTTACTAGATTTTACACAACCGTTTGTCATTGAGTGTGATGCTTGCGGAATTGGTATAGGCGTTGTGCTTTCTCAAAACAATCGTCCCATAGCTTACTTCAGTGAGGCTTTTAAAGGTTTTGCTCTAACTCTCTCAACATATGAAAAAGAGATGTTAGCAATTGTGAAGTCAATTAAGAAATGGAGACCCTATTTGCTTGGAAAACCTTTCACTGTGCGCACAGACCAACAAAGTCTCAAATATTTGTTGGAGCAGCGCATTACTACACCGGCTCAAACCCGTTGGCTACCAAAGATTATGGGATATGAATATATCATTGAGTACAAGAAAGGAGTTGACAACCAGGTGGCTGATTCTCTCTCACGg AAACTTCAAAATGAAGTAGCAAATGATCCATTCTTTAAGACCTTGGTTGACAGTACATCTCACACTACTGCATTTTTATACCGAGATGGAGTTTGGTTCAAAAAGG ATTCCATGCGACCTACGGGATTACTTCAGCCATTGTCAATTCTTGAAAGGGTATGGACTGATATATCCATGGATTTCATTGAAGGGTTGCCACCATCCAGTGGTTATACGGTGGTTCTGGTTGTTGTTGATCGTTTGTCTAAATATGCATATTTTGTTCCCATAAAACATCTATATACAGCTGCCACGGTTGCACAGGCTTTTGTCTCTCACATAGTCCGACTGCATGGAATCCCAACTTCCATAGTTAATGACCAGGACCGATTATTTATTAGCTCTTTTTGGCGAACCCTGTTTCGGCTTCAGGGAACTAAGTTATGCATGAGTTCAAGTTACCAGTCTCAAACCGACGGACAAACGGAGGTGATTAATCGCGTCTTGGAGCAGTACTTGCGGTGTTTTGCAGGGGACCAACCACGCAAATGGATTGACTGGATTCCATGGGCAAAATTTAGCTATAACACCTTAGTCCATTCAGCTACCAAAATGACACCTTTTGAAGCAGTGTATGGAGTTCCacctctaaatttattaatgtacGTTCCGGGGACTTCCAATGTACAGGCTGTTGATGGATATTTGCGTAATCGAGATGCCATCCTGTGTGAGTTGAGAAAGAATCTCTCATTAGCTCAAGCACAGATGAAATGTCAAGAGGATCAACGGCGCTGTGAGGTCATCTATGAGGTAGGCAACTTTGTATACCTGAAACTGCAACCTTACCGACAGACATCGGTGGCATTTCGCAGCTCTTTGAAGCTATCACCCCG AGTCATTCAAAAAGGCCAATACCATCTCAAGGTTGAAGTTCTCATTAAATGGAAGGGCGCCTCAGAAGATGATGCCACTTGGGAAGATGAACGCCGCTTGGCTAAGTCCTATCCTGCATTTCCTTGCGGACAAGGAATCTTGAGGGGGGAAATTGATATGTTTATCCCTGTAGAGAGGAATGGTACGTGG TGGGAGGAATATTTCCTTATTGTTAGTTTCATATTGTTAGTGTTTTCATATCTTTAA
- the LOC7454267 gene encoding G-protein coupled receptor 1, giving the protein MAMIGNLTAHQRWILMAVKGGASSLSFLGSSFIVLCYLLFKELRKFSFKLVFYLALSDMLCSFFSIVGDPSKGFFCYAQGYSTHFFCVASFLWTTTIAFTLHRTVVKHKTDVEDLEAMFHLYVWGTSLFLTVIRSIGNDHRHLGAWCLTPTGRTRKAVQFITFYAPLWGAILYNGFTYYQVIRMLNNATRMAVGMSDRAYQSDARADKKAMNRWGYYPLILIGSWAFGTINGIHDFIEPGHKIFWLSVLDVGTAALMGLSNSIAYGLNSSVRRAIYERLDQVWPESLRRWFPGSLKSRGQFQESELVSLRIEDQH; this is encoded by the exons ATGGCGATGATAGGGAACCTGACGGCTCACCAGCGTTGGATTCTGATGGCGGTGAAAGGAGGAGCGTCAAGTCTGTCATTCTTAGGGTCGAGCTTCATCGTTCTCTGTTATCTCCTCTTCAAAGAACTCCGCAAGTTCTCCTTCAAGCTCGTCTTTTACCTCGCCCTCTCC GATATGCTTTGCAGTTTCTTCAGCATTGTTGG GGATCCATCAAAAGGATTCTTCTGTTATGCACAAGGATACAGTACACATTTCTTTTGTGTAGCATCTTTTCTTTGGACTACGACAATTGCCTTTACACTTCATCGCACTGTTGTTAAACACAAGACAGATGTTGAAGATCTTGAGGCCATGTTTCACTTATATGTTTGGG GAACTTCATTGTTTCTGACTGTAATACGCTCCATTGGTAATGACCACAGGCATTTAGGTGCATGGTGTTTGACACCAACAGGGAGAACAAGAAAG GCAGTTCAATTCATTACATTTTATGCGCCACTATGGGGTGCAATTCTTTACAATGGATTTACGTATTATCAAGTCATACGCATGCTAAACAATGCAACACGA ATGGCAGTAGGAATGTCAGACCGAGCATATCAATCTGATGCAAGGGCAGACAAGAAG GCAATGAACCGGTGGGGATACTATCCACTCATCTTAATAGGATCATGGGCTTTTGGCACTATCAACGGCATTCATGATTTTATAGAACCAGGCCACAAAATCTTTTGGCTCTCTGTTCTTGATGTTGGGACAGCTGCACTTATG GGTCTTTCCAACTCAATAGCATATGGCCTGAACTCTTCTGTGCGGCGGGCAATATATGAAAGATTGGATCA GGTTTGGCCAGAGAGTCTTCGGAGATGGTTCCCTGGCAGTTTAAAATCTAGAGGTCAATTTCAAGAGAGCGAACTAGTCTCATTGAGGATTGAAGATCAGCATTAA